One window of the Corvus hawaiiensis isolate bCorHaw1 chromosome 30, bCorHaw1.pri.cur, whole genome shotgun sequence genome contains the following:
- the LOC125318493 gene encoding uncharacterized protein LOC125318493 isoform X5, translating to MNDPRREEPLIGLEHVVEIRFEGRKDPRYECRLCGCNTEMAPMIEHLSGYKHRREYISKEFPDKIRRKPTDVKECKVSFFRRVAGELEKSEGLKMYKIEGYTRPTTSSPQKKKARWEDDYKHENDPVRKQKALEFLETFHITSDSEATLVLHITQELMEALKTFCEKKAAVNYTNSLGPLMSVPQDEFPEGKSNPEHYGPDGEYEGSSDWNQGFLSQYEECSEDASFAPAHSNSYQTDDGSSSCHLRSDDFAMVSLLRDSPAVEPDGPVSGISEWLRQLRHSVSGRNLAAGASSYKTSPLKECSAEYMSSDVQGSELHDKRLSFGRENTKWRNQQASTKARHISDQELPYPNSSASHPSSGRYSTNYPSQNYSSYKNDESVNTCTSSANSDVSGRGGSRWHQDTRWEWNEDSRWNEDSRWNEDSRWNENSSWKQESSWKQESRCQGFRYQKSGYQRNWSSHQNSFSGSGSYRDHQQFRSSEEMFDGVDVGLAPNAVNRLLGKDVPTMTRTLKQLAPYYPALQKVNIQTFVNVLIETREKD from the exons GTTTAGAACATGTGGTTGAAATCAgatttgaaggaagaaaagatcCACGTTACGAGTGCAGGCTGTGTGGGTGTAATACAGAGATGGCACCTATGATAGAGCATCTTAGTGGATATAAACACAGAAGAGAATATATT TCTAAAGAATTTCCAGATAAAATTAGGAGAAAACCGACAGATGTAAAAGAATGCAAAGTCTCATTTTTCAGACGCGTAGCAGGAGAGCTAGAGAAGAGTGAAGGATTAAAAATGTATAAG aTTGAAGGTTACACAAGACCAACTACCTCAT ccccacagaagaagaaagcaag gtGGGAAGATGATTATAAGCATGAG AATGATCCTGTTCGGAAACAGAAAGCTCTGGAGTTCTTG GAGACTTTTCACATCACCTCAGACTCAGAAGCAACACTTGTTCTTCACATTACACAGGAACTCATGGAGGCTTTGAAGACCTTTTgtgaaaagaaagcagca GTTAATTACACCAACAGTTTAGGCCCACTGATGTCAGTACCTCAAGATGAATTTCCAGAAGGGAAAAGCAACCCAGAACACTACGGGCCAGATGGAGAATACGAAG GAAGTTCTGACTGGAATCAAGGTTTTTTGTCTCAGTATGAAGAGTGTTCTGAAGATGCTTCTTTTGCTCCTGCTCACTCTAACAGTTACCAAACAGATGATGGATCATCTTCCTGTCATCTGAGATCTGATGACTTTGCAATGGTGTCTCTGCTCAGGGACTCTCCTGCTGTTGAGCCTGATGGTCCTGTCAGTGGTATCAGTGAATGGCTGAGACAGCTCAGACACTCGGTATCTGGCAGGAATTTGGCTGCTGGGGCCTCTTCCTACAAGACCAGCCCACTGAAGGAGTGCTCAGCAGAATATATGTCCAGTGATGTGCAAGGAAGTGAGCTCCATGATAAGAGACTCTCATTTGGCAGGGAAAATACAAAATGGAGGAATCAACAAGCAAGTACAAAAGCAAGGCATATAAGTGACCAAGAATTACCCTATCCCAATTCTTCTGCCTCTCATCCTTCATCTGGAAGATACTCTACAAACTATCCTTCACAAAACTATTCCTCTTACAAGAACGATGAGTCTGTGAATACTTGTACATCTTCTGCAAATTCTGATGTTTCAGGAAGAGGTGGCTCCAGGTGGCACCAGGACACTAGGTGGGAGTGGAATGAGGACTCTAGGTGGAATGAGGACTCTAGGTGGAATGAGGACTCCAGGTGGAACGAGAACTCTAGCTGGAAGCAGGAGTCTAGCTGGAAGCAGGAATCTAGGTGTCAAGGATTCAGGTATCAGAAATCAGGCTACCAGAGAAACTGGAGTTCCCATCAGAACTCATTTTCTGGCAGTGGTTCGTACCGAGATCACCAGCAGTTCAGAAGCTCAGAAGAGATGTTTGATGGAGTTGATGTTGGTCTTGCTCCCAACGCTGTGAATAGACTACTAGGAAAGGATGTACCTACAATGACCAGGACGCTCAAACAGTTGGCTCCATATTATCCAGCACTTCAAA AAGTAAATATTCAGACATTCGTCAATGTGCTAATAGAAACTAGAGAGAAAGATTAA
- the LOC125318493 gene encoding uncharacterized protein LOC125318493 isoform X3: MKYRVLRRVKRGFTRYITCLKDFMNDPRREEPLIGLEHVVEIRFEGRKDPRYECRLCGCNTEMAPMIEHLSGYKHRREYISKEFPDKIRRKPTDVKECKVSFFRRVAGELEKSEGLKMYKIEGYTRPTTSSPQKKKARWEDDYKHENDPVRKQKALEFLETFHITSDSEATLVLHITQELMEALKTFCEKKAAVNYTNSLGPLMSVPQDEFPEGKSNPEHYGPDGEYEGSSDWNQGFLSQYEECSEDASFAPAHSNSYQTDDGSSSCHLRSDDFAMVSLLRDSPAVEPDGPVSGISEWLRQLRHSVSGRNLAAGASSYKTSPLKECSAEYMSSDVQGSELHDKRLSFGRENTKWRNQQASTKARHISDQELPYPNSSASHPSSGRYSTNYPSQNYSSYKNDESVNTCTSSANSDVSGRGGSRWHQDTRWEWNEDSRWNEDSRWNEDSRWNENSSWKQESSWKQESRCQGFRYQKSGYQRNWSSHQNSFSGSGSYRDHQQFRSSEEMFDGVDVGLAPNAVNRLLGKDVPTMTRTLKQLAPYYPALQKVNIQTFVNVLIETREKD, encoded by the exons GTTTAGAACATGTGGTTGAAATCAgatttgaaggaagaaaagatcCACGTTACGAGTGCAGGCTGTGTGGGTGTAATACAGAGATGGCACCTATGATAGAGCATCTTAGTGGATATAAACACAGAAGAGAATATATT TCTAAAGAATTTCCAGATAAAATTAGGAGAAAACCGACAGATGTAAAAGAATGCAAAGTCTCATTTTTCAGACGCGTAGCAGGAGAGCTAGAGAAGAGTGAAGGATTAAAAATGTATAAG aTTGAAGGTTACACAAGACCAACTACCTCAT ccccacagaagaagaaagcaag gtGGGAAGATGATTATAAGCATGAG AATGATCCTGTTCGGAAACAGAAAGCTCTGGAGTTCTTG GAGACTTTTCACATCACCTCAGACTCAGAAGCAACACTTGTTCTTCACATTACACAGGAACTCATGGAGGCTTTGAAGACCTTTTgtgaaaagaaagcagca GTTAATTACACCAACAGTTTAGGCCCACTGATGTCAGTACCTCAAGATGAATTTCCAGAAGGGAAAAGCAACCCAGAACACTACGGGCCAGATGGAGAATACGAAG GAAGTTCTGACTGGAATCAAGGTTTTTTGTCTCAGTATGAAGAGTGTTCTGAAGATGCTTCTTTTGCTCCTGCTCACTCTAACAGTTACCAAACAGATGATGGATCATCTTCCTGTCATCTGAGATCTGATGACTTTGCAATGGTGTCTCTGCTCAGGGACTCTCCTGCTGTTGAGCCTGATGGTCCTGTCAGTGGTATCAGTGAATGGCTGAGACAGCTCAGACACTCGGTATCTGGCAGGAATTTGGCTGCTGGGGCCTCTTCCTACAAGACCAGCCCACTGAAGGAGTGCTCAGCAGAATATATGTCCAGTGATGTGCAAGGAAGTGAGCTCCATGATAAGAGACTCTCATTTGGCAGGGAAAATACAAAATGGAGGAATCAACAAGCAAGTACAAAAGCAAGGCATATAAGTGACCAAGAATTACCCTATCCCAATTCTTCTGCCTCTCATCCTTCATCTGGAAGATACTCTACAAACTATCCTTCACAAAACTATTCCTCTTACAAGAACGATGAGTCTGTGAATACTTGTACATCTTCTGCAAATTCTGATGTTTCAGGAAGAGGTGGCTCCAGGTGGCACCAGGACACTAGGTGGGAGTGGAATGAGGACTCTAGGTGGAATGAGGACTCTAGGTGGAATGAGGACTCCAGGTGGAACGAGAACTCTAGCTGGAAGCAGGAGTCTAGCTGGAAGCAGGAATCTAGGTGTCAAGGATTCAGGTATCAGAAATCAGGCTACCAGAGAAACTGGAGTTCCCATCAGAACTCATTTTCTGGCAGTGGTTCGTACCGAGATCACCAGCAGTTCAGAAGCTCAGAAGAGATGTTTGATGGAGTTGATGTTGGTCTTGCTCCCAACGCTGTGAATAGACTACTAGGAAAGGATGTACCTACAATGACCAGGACGCTCAAACAGTTGGCTCCATATTATCCAGCACTTCAAA AAGTAAATATTCAGACATTCGTCAATGTGCTAATAGAAACTAGAGAGAAAGATTAA
- the LOC125318493 gene encoding uncharacterized protein LOC125318493 isoform X4, with amino-acid sequence MKRGFTRYITCLKDFMNDPRREEPLIGLEHVVEIRFEGRKDPRYECRLCGCNTEMAPMIEHLSGYKHRREYISKEFPDKIRRKPTDVKECKVSFFRRVAGELEKSEGLKMYKIEGYTRPTTSSPQKKKARWEDDYKHENDPVRKQKALEFLETFHITSDSEATLVLHITQELMEALKTFCEKKAAVNYTNSLGPLMSVPQDEFPEGKSNPEHYGPDGEYEGSSDWNQGFLSQYEECSEDASFAPAHSNSYQTDDGSSSCHLRSDDFAMVSLLRDSPAVEPDGPVSGISEWLRQLRHSVSGRNLAAGASSYKTSPLKECSAEYMSSDVQGSELHDKRLSFGRENTKWRNQQASTKARHISDQELPYPNSSASHPSSGRYSTNYPSQNYSSYKNDESVNTCTSSANSDVSGRGGSRWHQDTRWEWNEDSRWNEDSRWNEDSRWNENSSWKQESSWKQESRCQGFRYQKSGYQRNWSSHQNSFSGSGSYRDHQQFRSSEEMFDGVDVGLAPNAVNRLLGKDVPTMTRTLKQLAPYYPALQKVNIQTFVNVLIETREKD; translated from the exons GTTTAGAACATGTGGTTGAAATCAgatttgaaggaagaaaagatcCACGTTACGAGTGCAGGCTGTGTGGGTGTAATACAGAGATGGCACCTATGATAGAGCATCTTAGTGGATATAAACACAGAAGAGAATATATT TCTAAAGAATTTCCAGATAAAATTAGGAGAAAACCGACAGATGTAAAAGAATGCAAAGTCTCATTTTTCAGACGCGTAGCAGGAGAGCTAGAGAAGAGTGAAGGATTAAAAATGTATAAG aTTGAAGGTTACACAAGACCAACTACCTCAT ccccacagaagaagaaagcaag gtGGGAAGATGATTATAAGCATGAG AATGATCCTGTTCGGAAACAGAAAGCTCTGGAGTTCTTG GAGACTTTTCACATCACCTCAGACTCAGAAGCAACACTTGTTCTTCACATTACACAGGAACTCATGGAGGCTTTGAAGACCTTTTgtgaaaagaaagcagca GTTAATTACACCAACAGTTTAGGCCCACTGATGTCAGTACCTCAAGATGAATTTCCAGAAGGGAAAAGCAACCCAGAACACTACGGGCCAGATGGAGAATACGAAG GAAGTTCTGACTGGAATCAAGGTTTTTTGTCTCAGTATGAAGAGTGTTCTGAAGATGCTTCTTTTGCTCCTGCTCACTCTAACAGTTACCAAACAGATGATGGATCATCTTCCTGTCATCTGAGATCTGATGACTTTGCAATGGTGTCTCTGCTCAGGGACTCTCCTGCTGTTGAGCCTGATGGTCCTGTCAGTGGTATCAGTGAATGGCTGAGACAGCTCAGACACTCGGTATCTGGCAGGAATTTGGCTGCTGGGGCCTCTTCCTACAAGACCAGCCCACTGAAGGAGTGCTCAGCAGAATATATGTCCAGTGATGTGCAAGGAAGTGAGCTCCATGATAAGAGACTCTCATTTGGCAGGGAAAATACAAAATGGAGGAATCAACAAGCAAGTACAAAAGCAAGGCATATAAGTGACCAAGAATTACCCTATCCCAATTCTTCTGCCTCTCATCCTTCATCTGGAAGATACTCTACAAACTATCCTTCACAAAACTATTCCTCTTACAAGAACGATGAGTCTGTGAATACTTGTACATCTTCTGCAAATTCTGATGTTTCAGGAAGAGGTGGCTCCAGGTGGCACCAGGACACTAGGTGGGAGTGGAATGAGGACTCTAGGTGGAATGAGGACTCTAGGTGGAATGAGGACTCCAGGTGGAACGAGAACTCTAGCTGGAAGCAGGAGTCTAGCTGGAAGCAGGAATCTAGGTGTCAAGGATTCAGGTATCAGAAATCAGGCTACCAGAGAAACTGGAGTTCCCATCAGAACTCATTTTCTGGCAGTGGTTCGTACCGAGATCACCAGCAGTTCAGAAGCTCAGAAGAGATGTTTGATGGAGTTGATGTTGGTCTTGCTCCCAACGCTGTGAATAGACTACTAGGAAAGGATGTACCTACAATGACCAGGACGCTCAAACAGTTGGCTCCATATTATCCAGCACTTCAAA AAGTAAATATTCAGACATTCGTCAATGTGCTAATAGAAACTAGAGAGAAAGATTAA